One Candidatus Binatia bacterium DNA window includes the following coding sequences:
- the sppA gene encoding signal peptide peptidase SppA: protein MRCVAKALAGLLLLFSVPGCAFVFAEIDLLKRKPEPLEEHVVEGKGKAKILLVEISRTITATGEEGPLGLSRKEATLDRVKAELGRASRDDDVKALVLRIDSPGGSVTASDTIYREIRRFAEKRHVPVVAHLMDLGTSGAYYVALAADSIVAQPTTVTGSIGAVLYGLNVEGLFRKLGIEDQTVKAGEHKDIGSPLRKMTPEERAILERVLSEMRDRFVSLVHERRPAAPRNGSWADGRILTAEQALAAGLVDRIGYLDEAIEEARKRAGVKKARVVLYRRSDEPQETVYAMAGSASSRAFPLEAGAFLTPRFLYLWLPPTGP from the coding sequence ATGCGGTGCGTCGCGAAAGCCCTGGCCGGGCTGCTTCTCCTCTTCTCCGTCCCGGGCTGCGCCTTCGTTTTCGCGGAGATCGACCTCCTGAAACGAAAACCCGAGCCTCTCGAGGAGCACGTCGTCGAAGGCAAGGGCAAAGCGAAGATCCTCCTCGTCGAAATCTCGCGGACGATCACGGCGACCGGCGAAGAGGGGCCGCTCGGCCTCTCGCGGAAAGAGGCCACGCTCGACCGCGTGAAGGCCGAGCTCGGCCGAGCGTCACGGGACGACGACGTGAAGGCGCTCGTCTTGCGTATCGACAGCCCCGGCGGCTCCGTCACGGCGAGCGACACCATCTACCGAGAGATCCGTCGCTTCGCGGAAAAACGCCACGTGCCCGTCGTCGCCCACCTGATGGACCTCGGCACCTCGGGCGCCTACTACGTGGCGCTCGCCGCCGACTCGATCGTGGCACAGCCCACCACCGTCACGGGGAGCATCGGGGCCGTGCTCTACGGCCTCAACGTGGAAGGCCTTTTCCGCAAGCTCGGGATCGAAGACCAGACGGTGAAAGCGGGAGAACACAAGGACATCGGCTCGCCGCTGCGCAAAATGACGCCCGAGGAAAGGGCCATCCTCGAGCGCGTCCTCTCCGAGATGCGGGACCGTTTCGTTTCCCTCGTCCACGAGCGGCGACCCGCGGCCCCGAGAAACGGGAGTTGGGCGGACGGCCGCATTCTCACGGCCGAGCAAGCGCTCGCCGCGGGACTCGTGGACCGCATCGGCTACCTGGACGAAGCCATCGAAGAGGCCCGAAAGCGGGCCGGCGTGAAAAAAGCTCGCGTCGTCCTCTACCGCCGGAGCGACGAGCCGCAGGAAACGGTTTACGCCATGGCCGGAAGCGCTTCGTCTCGGGCTTTTCCGCTCGAAGCCGGTGCTTTTCTCACACCGCGCTTTCTTTACCTCTGGCTTCCGCCCACGGGCCCCTGA